One genomic region from Spirosoma sp. KCTC 42546 encodes:
- a CDS encoding Uma2 family endonuclease, which yields MESTLLKTSGQDAVIGIPMSKQQFLNWNPDDGFLYEFENGLAIPTDGMKKAERYLVVNIQDKFAQLKAYHEGGRLLAETDCWLTDNQMRRPDLAFFSKEAIRVVDDSSEPIPPFVIEIISPSDTVQHVEQKIIEYFEAGVQVIWHIHPELRMVRVFTSLRRNITCFENDAFDASPAIPDLELTVEELFTL from the coding sequence ATGGAAAGTACACTGCTTAAAACTTCAGGTCAAGATGCTGTAATTGGCATCCCGATGTCAAAGCAGCAGTTCCTAAACTGGAACCCTGATGATGGCTTTCTATATGAATTTGAGAATGGATTAGCCATACCCACCGATGGAATGAAGAAAGCAGAGCGCTATTTAGTAGTAAATATTCAGGATAAATTTGCTCAATTGAAGGCGTATCACGAAGGAGGACGGCTACTTGCTGAAACAGACTGTTGGTTGACGGACAATCAAATGCGTCGTCCTGACCTTGCTTTTTTTTCAAAAGAAGCGATTCGAGTAGTTGATGATAGTTCCGAGCCAATTCCTCCTTTCGTAATAGAAATTATTTCGCCTAGCGATACAGTTCAACATGTTGAGCAAAAAATAATCGAGTACTTCGAGGCTGGTGTGCAGGTGATCTGGCATATTCACCCAGAACTCCGGATGGTAAGGGTATTTACCTCACTCCGTCGGAATATTACGTGTTTCGAAAACGATGCCTTTGATGCAAGTCCAGCTATACCAGACTTGGAACTGACTGTTGAAGAGTTATTCACTCTATAA
- a CDS encoding rhodanese-like domain-containing protein — translation MVIEQLYTGCLAQGAYYIESNGEVAIIDPLRETAPYIRKAEKAGAQIKYVFETHFHADFVSGHIDLAKKTGATIVYGPNANTSYEAYHAKDGETFALGDVMIKVLHTPGHTQESTTYLLIDETGKECAIFTGDTLFIGDVGRPDLAIKGDLTERDLAGMLYTSLQTKIMPLADDVIVYPAHGAGSACGKNMSKETTDTLGNQKRFNYALRAKSKEEFIEKVLDGLTTAPAYFAKNARLNKEGYESIDRVMQRGSQALSPDAFEAAVNETGALILDVRDAVDFAKGFIPNSINIGLNGQFAPWVGALIPDLVQPIALVTPVGQESETVLRLARVGYDHCIGFLEGGFETWKESGKEVDTVESISADEFANRWQQNPDMIVVDVRKPGEFASEHVTGAENLALDNLNDHMAEISRNEPVYVHCAGGYRSMVANSILKARGFDNVVNVEGGMAAIKKTSVPISADTPVSH, via the coding sequence ATGGTCATCGAACAACTATATACGGGCTGCCTGGCCCAGGGAGCGTATTATATTGAAAGCAATGGCGAAGTAGCCATCATTGACCCACTCCGCGAAACGGCTCCCTATATCCGAAAAGCAGAGAAAGCAGGTGCCCAAATCAAGTATGTTTTCGAGACCCATTTTCATGCCGATTTCGTATCGGGGCATATCGACTTAGCAAAAAAAACGGGGGCTACCATCGTGTATGGCCCTAATGCGAACACGAGCTACGAGGCTTATCATGCGAAAGATGGTGAAACGTTTGCTCTGGGTGACGTAATGATAAAAGTGCTGCACACACCCGGCCACACCCAGGAATCCACAACCTATTTGCTCATCGACGAAACAGGAAAAGAGTGCGCTATTTTTACGGGCGATACGCTGTTCATTGGCGATGTTGGCCGCCCAGATTTAGCTATTAAAGGCGATCTGACAGAACGCGACCTGGCAGGTATGCTTTATACTAGCCTTCAGACCAAAATTATGCCCCTTGCCGACGATGTGATTGTTTACCCAGCTCATGGCGCTGGTTCTGCTTGCGGCAAGAACATGAGTAAGGAAACAACCGATACGCTCGGCAACCAAAAACGCTTTAACTACGCGCTACGGGCGAAATCGAAGGAAGAGTTTATTGAGAAAGTCCTTGATGGATTAACAACCGCTCCCGCTTATTTTGCCAAAAACGCCCGACTCAACAAAGAAGGCTACGAATCTATTGACCGCGTGATGCAACGAGGTAGCCAGGCGCTTTCGCCCGATGCATTCGAGGCTGCGGTTAATGAAACAGGCGCACTCATTTTAGATGTACGAGATGCCGTTGACTTTGCCAAAGGGTTTATCCCGAACTCCATCAACATTGGTCTGAATGGCCAGTTTGCTCCCTGGGTTGGAGCGTTGATTCCAGATTTGGTACAGCCTATTGCATTGGTTACGCCAGTAGGTCAGGAAAGTGAAACCGTTCTGCGACTGGCCCGTGTTGGTTATGATCATTGCATTGGTTTTCTGGAAGGTGGTTTTGAGACCTGGAAAGAATCAGGCAAGGAAGTCGATACGGTTGAGTCGATTTCGGCTGATGAGTTCGCCAATCGATGGCAGCAAAACCCTGACATGATTGTAGTTGATGTGCGGAAGCCAGGTGAGTTTGCCAGTGAGCACGTTACAGGTGCCGAAAATCTGGCCTTAGATAACCTCAACGATCATATGGCCGAGATTAGCCGTAACGAACCAGTGTATGTCCATTGCGCAGGCGGTTACCGTTCTATGGTGGCCAACTCAATCCTAAAAGCGCGGGGCTTCGATAATGTTGTCAATGTGGAGGGTGGTATGGCTGCCATCAAAAAAACGAGCGTACCGATTTCAGCCGATACGCCCGTTTCTCATTAA
- a CDS encoding APC family permease → METKFKPVDTSVWRKKPLAAYEADMKKSELKRVLTRWGLTSLGIGAVIGGGIFVLTGIAAHDWAGPALALSFVLAGVACTFAALCYAEFASILPVEGSAYAYSYGTVGEIFAWLIGWNLILEYMMGATTVAVSWSGYFEKLLHLFHIEPPIWLMNDPVTAQEKAAALRAAGVAVPDFTFAFNLPAFLIVLVVTYILVRGIKEAASTNNIIVIVKVAVVIFVIVVGAFYVDTANWHPFLPEPVIDNGGQQHYGFNGIVTAASIVFFAYIGFDAVSTQAGEAINPKKDVPFAIIASLIICTVLYILVSLVLTGMVPFKSLDLKAPVAQAFADKGLTWAVYIITIAALGGLTSVMLVMMLGQTRVFLGMAKDGLIPPSLFASIHPKFKTPWKSTILVGLIVSVVAALTPIDKVSELTSSGTLLAFAMICGAVWLLRVREPNLERPYRTPVLPLIATLGICANLYLMYNLRTDTKISFVVWCVIGLIVYFTYSRKHSHLNNPEDHQ, encoded by the coding sequence ATGGAAACCAAATTTAAACCTGTTGATACCAGTGTCTGGCGTAAGAAGCCCCTTGCGGCTTATGAAGCCGACATGAAAAAAAGTGAACTCAAACGTGTATTAACGCGCTGGGGATTGACCTCCCTGGGCATAGGTGCCGTAATTGGGGGCGGGATTTTTGTACTGACCGGTATTGCTGCTCATGACTGGGCTGGTCCTGCTTTGGCGTTATCATTTGTGCTGGCTGGTGTAGCCTGTACATTTGCCGCCCTTTGCTATGCCGAGTTTGCGTCGATCTTACCCGTAGAAGGCTCAGCTTATGCCTACTCCTACGGAACCGTTGGTGAAATTTTTGCCTGGCTCATTGGCTGGAACCTGATTCTGGAATACATGATGGGAGCCACAACTGTAGCGGTGAGCTGGTCGGGGTATTTCGAGAAATTACTTCACCTCTTTCATATTGAGCCGCCTATCTGGTTAATGAATGATCCGGTTACGGCTCAGGAAAAAGCAGCCGCACTTCGGGCGGCTGGCGTGGCGGTTCCAGACTTCACATTCGCGTTCAATCTGCCCGCTTTTCTGATCGTACTCGTCGTGACCTACATTCTGGTTCGAGGTATTAAAGAAGCAGCCAGTACGAATAACATCATCGTAATTGTGAAAGTAGCCGTGGTTATTTTCGTGATTGTCGTCGGTGCTTTTTACGTAGATACAGCCAACTGGCATCCATTTCTTCCAGAACCCGTTATTGACAACGGTGGACAACAACACTACGGCTTCAATGGTATCGTAACGGCAGCCAGTATCGTGTTTTTCGCCTACATTGGATTCGACGCCGTGTCTACCCAGGCTGGCGAAGCGATCAACCCCAAGAAAGATGTTCCTTTCGCGATTATTGCCTCGCTGATTATTTGCACCGTGCTGTACATTCTGGTATCACTTGTGCTAACAGGTATGGTACCGTTTAAAAGCCTCGATCTGAAAGCTCCTGTAGCGCAGGCATTCGCCGATAAAGGGTTAACCTGGGCCGTATATATTATCACGATTGCAGCTTTGGGCGGACTAACGTCGGTCATGCTGGTGATGATGCTTGGTCAAACACGGGTTTTCCTGGGTATGGCGAAAGATGGTCTGATTCCTCCGAGTCTGTTTGCCTCTATTCACCCTAAGTTTAAGACCCCCTGGAAAAGTACCATTCTGGTAGGGCTTATTGTTTCGGTGGTAGCTGCCTTAACGCCAATCGATAAAGTGTCGGAGCTAACCAGTTCGGGAACACTGCTGGCTTTTGCCATGATTTGCGGAGCTGTTTGGTTATTGCGTGTTCGGGAGCCTAACCTGGAACGGCCTTACAGAACACCCGTGCTACCATTGATCGCTACGCTGGGTATTTGTGCGAACCTGTATCTGATGTACAATCTGCGTACGGATACCAAAATATCATTTGTGGTTTGGTGTGTCATCGGTCTGATTGTTTATTTCACCTATAGCCGTAAACATAGCCACCTGAACAATCCTGAAGATCATCAATAG
- a CDS encoding sulfite exporter TauE/SafE family protein, translating into MSGQELFGYASALLVGLVIGLAGGGGSILTVPIFVYVFHIPTVLATTYSLFVVGSTSLIGSIHHVWHKRVDLPVTVAFALPSFVSVYLSRRYLVPALPDPLFQFQTFVLPKSDAILYFFAIVMIIAARAMIRNDRPEQGEAADGRPRYGSLALDGLAVGLLTGTIGAGGGFLIVPMLVLMAGLPIHRAVATSVLIIAVNSFVGFLGDIHHTDLNWNFLLPFTGLSIVGIFVGMYLARYVAPDKLKKGFGWFVLAIALYMIGREIL; encoded by the coding sequence ATGAGTGGACAGGAATTATTTGGATACGCTTCGGCCCTACTGGTAGGCTTAGTGATTGGCCTGGCCGGGGGCGGAGGCTCCATCCTGACAGTACCTATTTTTGTCTATGTTTTTCATATTCCCACCGTTCTGGCGACTACTTATTCCCTGTTTGTGGTGGGCTCAACATCCCTGATTGGTTCGATTCATCATGTCTGGCACAAGCGGGTCGATCTTCCAGTGACAGTAGCGTTTGCGCTTCCCTCCTTTGTGTCGGTTTATTTAAGTCGGCGGTATTTAGTGCCCGCCTTGCCTGATCCACTGTTTCAGTTCCAAACATTTGTGCTGCCGAAGAGCGATGCTATTCTGTATTTCTTTGCCATCGTTATGATTATTGCTGCCCGCGCCATGATTCGCAATGATCGGCCGGAGCAGGGCGAAGCCGCCGATGGGCGTCCTCGGTATGGTAGCCTGGCATTAGATGGGCTAGCAGTCGGTTTGTTAACGGGCACCATTGGCGCGGGGGGCGGTTTTTTGATTGTACCGATGCTGGTATTAATGGCCGGATTACCCATTCATCGGGCCGTGGCCACTTCGGTACTCATTATTGCGGTCAATTCGTTCGTCGGCTTTTTAGGTGATATTCATCATACCGATTTAAACTGGAATTTTCTGCTACCCTTCACGGGTTTATCTATCGTCGGCATTTTTGTGGGCATGTATTTAGCCCGCTACGTAGCACCCGACAAACTAAAAAAGGGATTCGGCTGGTTTGTATTGGCAATTGCCCTGTACATGATTGGTCGGGAAATTTTGTAA